The Syntrophorhabdus sp. DNA segment ACTTCCGCGGGGAACATGTACTTCTTCTGGAATTCCCGATCATTTGCCTGTGACATCATGTACTGCTCATAACGCCGAAGCACGACTGCGTCGGACTGTTCCTTGGTGAATCCTTCCAGCTTGGCGACGTTTTCAGCCGTACCCACCATCTTTGTCGGCGGGGTGACGTTGGGGTCGCTGTTGAAGTTGTCCATCATCCAGTTCTCATGGAGGACCTCACCGCCGGGACCCATGGGGTTCGGCCAAATCGTGTGCGGGCCATTGGAGCAGCGGTCCGACATGAGGCCAAAACCGACATCGTAGACATCGAGTTCGATGTCCTTTGCCAGAAGGCCCAAAATGGTTGTCGAGGTTGTGCAGGCCTGGTTGACCATGAGGCCGGGCACATTCTTCTTGTTGTCCGTCAGCATACCCGCCGCCCAGTTGTGGCTGTAGAACAGGTATTTATGGGCGATGGACACCCCGTAGTAGAGATAATCGATGACGGTCGGATCGATCTTCTTCTTCTCCAGGAACCATCTTCTTGCAGTCTTTGCCCCCAGTTCGATCGGGTTCTCGTTCTGCATGCTTCCCTGCCAACGGGTGAATGGGGTTGAATAGTAGCCGTTGTAAGGGATGTACACCTTCGAAAAAGTCTTCATGAAGCTACCTCCTCCTAAATATTTTGTTAAATCAGGGCGCTTTTCCGGCTCCAGTCAATCGTGAGACTGTTCGATCAGGCAGCGCGCCGGTTTATCCTGTTTTTACTGTTTCCTCCTGATTGAATATCGCTACGCCCGTTATTTTCCCTTGTAATTGGGCTTTCTCTTCTCGACGAACGCATTGATGCCTTCGCGGCCATCCTCGGATGTGAATGCTATCGAGAAGGAATCCATCTCCAGGGTCAGCCCCGTTGCTATGTCGGTGTCCATACCGGTGTCGACACATTTCTTGATAAGTGCCAGGGCCGCCTTGGGTTTGGCGGCGAGCTTGGAGGCCCATTTCCTGGCCTCTTCCATCAGCTGATCCTTCGGCACGACCTTGTTGGCCAGACCAACCCTGTATGCCTCCTCGGCGTTCACGTTGTCGCCGAAGAAGAGCATCTCCTTGGCCTTGGGAAGCCCCACGAGCCGGGGAAGACGCTGAGTCGCGCCGGAGCCGGGCATTATGCCGAGGTTGATCTCGGGGACACCGAACACCGTGTCTTCCGAGGCGATCCTGAAGTCGCAGCAGATCGCCACTTCGCACCCGCCGCCAAGGACCAGGCCG contains these protein-coding regions:
- a CDS encoding thiolase family protein, whose protein sequence is MKTFSKVYIPYNGYYSTPFTRWQGSMQNENPIELGAKTARRWFLEKKKIDPTVIDYLYYGVSIAHKYLFYSHNWAAGMLTDNKKNVPGLMVNQACTTSTTILGLLAKDIELDVYDVGFGLMSDRCSNGPHTIWPNPMGPGGEVLHENWMMDNFNSDPNVTPPTKMVGTAENVAKLEGFTKEQSDAVVLRRYEQYMMSQANDREFQKKYMFPAEV
- a CDS encoding enoyl-CoA hydratase/isomerase family protein translates to MAYETIIVEKEAPVGIIKLNRPPVNPLSVQSYYDLYDAIVDLENDSSIGAIIITGNGDKAFGAGLDVKDVMGKSAVETLDFLWTAPRKTFDKLTSIAKPTIAAVFGLVLGGGCEVAICCDFRIASEDTVFGVPEINLGIMPGSGATQRLPRLVGLPKAKEMLFFGDNVNAEEAYRVGLANKVVPKDQLMEEARKWASKLAAKPKAALALIKKCVDTGMDTDIATGLTLEMDSFSIAFTSEDGREGINAFVEKRKPNYKGK